DNA sequence from the Sphaeramia orbicularis chromosome 13, fSphaOr1.1, whole genome shotgun sequence genome:
ATTGTAACCAAATAGAATGCACCAATAATGCATTCAGAGAACAGTTTTATTTCGTGACCTCTCCAACGGTTAGTGTGTTTGTAACTGGTGTTGCTATGCAGACTAAAACATGTAATATGAACCTGATCTGCTTTTATGCACCTGTTACAAATGTTAAGTGCCTGCATGCCTGCCAGGCATCTCTTTAATCCCTTGCTCTGCACCTCAGAAGTGTGTGTCGGTATGAGACCCTCTTGAATCTCTGTTTGTTTGGTCAGCTACCAGCAGCTGCAGCTCAGGTCAAATTcaccccagaatcacaaaccaGTGACCAAGAAATGTAAGTGTCTCACTGAAAATACACCAGTGGTTCaagatgtacagtatgtgtgtgtgtgtgtgtgtgtgtgtgtgtgtgtgtgtgtgtgtgtgtgcgagggaAACTCTCTACCTGTACCCCTTGTTGGTTTCTATGTCATTTCCATGTAGGGTGAGGGTATGTAGATGTGGCAGTGCTCCAAGCCTGTCCACTTCTGACAGAATAAAAATGCAGTTGCCGTGCAGGTACAACACACGCAATTCATGAAGCTCGCACAAAACCTGGGACACAAACATACACGTTTGCCAAAGAAGATAAAAAGTCAGAAGATTTTACATGCAGATAAATTCCCTCATACACAGCCTGGACCCCAAAAAAAGTTCCCACCTAAATTTAACCAAACAAGTAGTAATgagccttccactggataattactgcagtgaataAAATGTTTCTCCTGGCAAAAAAGTTATTTAACCTTAACCAATGCAGTGAGTATCTTCATGTTTCTTAAACATTAGACTGGGAACATGATGTTTGGACTGTCTTTCAATGGAAAAAAggacatgtggtctgatgagatgTGTCCAgattgttccagagtgatggatgcatcaagATGAGAGGAGAGGTagatgaaatgattacccatcatgcctagtgtctccAGTACAAGCCTAAgtgggcagtgttatgatctggggttgcttcagttgttTGGGTCTAAGTGGCTAAAAAATTACAGAAATGCATGTTGTGACATTGCAAAAGCTTCAAAAATGTCATGGTAACTGGGTGCTGTAATCAAAGCAAAAAGTGGTATAAATAAAATATGGGAGTGTGGGAAGTTTTTCTGTCCAGgctgtgtatatgtatttattaccatcaaaaaatatgaacattagCAGGAAGATGTTgcctacagaagaggattagggccacaggcaaaaaaaaaaaaactaaacaaaaaactaaggtccaatatatattttttttgttattattatgagaaaaaagtcagaattctgagattaaagccagaattctgagaaaaaagtcagaattctaagattaaagtcaggattctaactttttttctcagaataataataataaaatatattggaccttaatttttttttttttttttgccactggtcctaatcctcttccctAGTTGCCACAGTTAATCACACGAAGAAAAACTATACTACTTACAGGCTGAATATGAAACATTTACACATACTTTTATGCTTGTGTGAACTGTTTTTGTGTTGAAGTCATTTGTGGTTGCCTGATGTTCGCATGCTGTTGCTGCTCTATAGGAGCAGAAGAGGCTTTGAAGAACCAAAGACTGAGAACTGACAAGTCTCACCttttcatttttgattttcaTGACACTCTACAGTTTTCTATATAGAAATTAGTCTTCAAGCTGTTATTGACATGGACAACAAAATGATCAGGGATGGTGCACATTTTTAAGGTAGAAGTAAATGATTAATTGGTTTAGTTTCTTTACATATTCTGAATATTAcacttttaactgaaaaaactaCTCCTTCTACATAACAGATTTGCTTTTATCTGTAAATGGgtccaaaagacaaaaaaacataaatgaatctTAAAAAGAGAAACTCACTTGGTCTATGTGTGATATTTTGTTGAAGGAAAGATCCAACCAGGCAAGTTGTGAAGGCTGGGCCAGAAAGTGGCTGAGAGTCATCTGGAGGTCATTAAGGCCAGAAATACTGTTATTACTGAGACGCAGGGAACGGCTTAGGTACTTTCCCTCAGCATTTCTTTTTACAGGGCGCAGTCCACAACTGGGTTCCTCTGCCAATGCATCTGaaatcacaaataaaataaatagttgtttgcttattgtagttttgtttgatTAACTTCATTTAAATTTATACCTCCTGCACACTGCTTCAATTGTATCTACACTTAATGAtaaatttaattatgaaaatgtagAAGTCATCCGAAATAATAGTGAATGACTCAGATTAATGTTAGGATTAATAAATTAATATGCAGCATGCTGATATTGTGATGTTGTATCACTagattgtgttaaaaaaaaacatacctttGGACAAGTTTATTGCTAATTATACATTGGTGTAATGTACAATTATTTGTGTAGAACAGATTCATTACAGTAAATGTCCTTTGCAGAGctcatttggataaataaacaaataatattatACTACACGAACATACTGTAAAACCAAATAattagcataataatatatattttggACTGCAAAATGGTACCTGCCAACCTGTTGATGCATTTAAAAGATAAATCCACTGGAGCACCATCCATACTCTTATGAGTCACTCATCTGGGGAGAATAATGGCAACATGAAAAATAAGGAACACAAAAACAGCTCAAAAAGTAACTCTAAAACAGCTTTTAGTTGTATTATGAAAGCATTTCATGAGGTTCACACTTggaaacacattcacaaacaaCACCTCAGACAGGTTATTGTCATTCATACTACTTGGAATGACATTTCTCAACAGATCTTAGGCTTTGGGCCAGATTagacattttgtcataattcactGTTATGCACGAATACCATACCCACACTTTTCTACACACTAATGAATCATTAACCTAGGCCTATATAAGTTGTTACTGTCCAAAACACACTTACCTGTAAAATTACACCACTTTTCATAGTCAACTTTAAAAGTGTTTCTCTACCTACAACAAATGGGTTACTAAGGAAAtggaacaggtgcattatgggattTGTAGGTGGCTGACTGGCCCACAACACAATGTAGAAGACTGGCAATAGAAAAACAGTAgatattagtaaaaaaaaaaaaaaaaagaaagaaagaaagaaaaaaagaaagaaagaaagaaaaagaaaagaaagaaagaaaaaagtaaacactGGTCATTTATGCGCGAAAAGGTGCATACACAGGCGCATATCTTAGTTTATGCTAGTGAGTTTTGCTTGCTGTGAGGTTGTAGTAGACGTCACACAACAGGACTGCAGGTTCAGGGCGTGGTTTTCGCTCCTGGTGATCCTCGTGCGCTTGttcttgtgtgagtgtgtgtggtgttGAGCGTAAGGTAAAATCAGATTGACCTGTGTTTCCTCATCCTGTTACAAGGTTATATTTTTAAGTGTTAGTCTAGACTGGTGCTcaaacaatgaataaataaataaatctataaattaatcaataaaatcaaGGCAGTGGTAGATAAATATAAGGGTCGAGTTATGCTGGATTGCGAGAACTTTCCCCGTGCTATCTTGGAGTTAATATCGAGTGCATCCTTTTGCTTACTTCCGGCTTTACAGCCAATGACATTGGTGCATTTTTAGACGCTGTGACATGTGCAATCGGATTGGCTAGTTCAATCTTCAGCACCATATTTGAATTTTGTCTGAAATGTGTTGAGACTGTTATTTCTTAGCTGTGTTTCGATGTGGTCGGACGCTAGTGCTGTGTGTCTCTAGTGAAGGGTGATAAATCCATACAGAAAAAGGTGGACAACGTTTCTGGCTGAAGGTGAGTTATTTATTTTGGAAGCTTTTTCACATTGATGTAGGTTTGAAACTTTAACTAACTACTGCTAACTCCTGGTTGTGACTGTTTTCTGGGTAAACGTTCATACAAATCCGTTAATGCTACGTTAACATTGAGCAAGTAAGTTTGTAAGTAGCTAATCGATGGAAGGTTGGCAATTACAGCGAAAAGCGTCTTTAATCAGAATATCAGTACTTCTACCATTTAGGTGAAATTATTTTTGGTTgcttgttggtttattattttaCGGTTTGTTCGCTGTTTCAGGGTGCCATCCCTTTAAGTCACGATGAGGGTCGCGATGAATGTGGGTGTCGAGGCTCTTCTCAGTTGGGTAGGTTGATGGAATTGTTCGTAGTTCAACTCTGTGAATTGTATCACAATGTTGAATAAAATACCTACTTGTCAAACTATCTTTTAAGGTCAATAGCATTAAACAGACCAACAAAGAAGCAACACTAAAAGTCGAGGATTTGCAGGATGGGGAAGTCTTACTTCAAGTTGTTTATATGCTGTAAGTATGAGTAACATGTCTGTCAGTGATTGTCCTGTGTAAACAAGACGGGACCAATGACTGACTCGCTGACTGTTTACTGAGTGATCATGCATAAATGGCCATTTTAAGTGTTAAACTTTTTTTAAACTGTACTTTCCCCCTCTTGCCTAACCTTTGTCATCTCAGGAGAAAGCAACCTCATCTCTGTTCGAATAACTGCACTGAGGATCGTTTCAAGATCATTGCAGACTTTGTGGAAAGTGAGTTTCTCTCACCTAATTATGTGCTTTTCGGCTAAAATTAGCTTAGAGGTCTTagttatgtctttgtgcataagaaatcaatataagtgaatccccaaaggaactttgtgttggtaaatgcaagttatgcaaatttacaggatttcagttctgttgcaacatgttgatggtcatatgaactatgttttcaggtcaaaaatgtccaatttcatcacaattaatgctatattttcatgtcacaaatggccaagttatattttcactgaatttacctgaaaaacaaatattctattcttttagattccccagtttttcttacaagattatatactacatatcacatgtttatttttacaggttgcaatatggagtattgtgctgatccatcctgcttatgaatacatacattaagaatgccacacgtcactttttaaatcaacagttttctaataataagctttttttttttttttttataaagaaataactattctatattgttatttactccttagtatgatgataaactatacaataaataattctgatcctagtttttgcacagggatcatttctggaaatggtgacatggctgctgaacatcagtatgatgggatccataacaaccatgtcacattggtccactgccacattttgtgtttttgtgtcagctgttattgttttagatccacaatactaacatttatgaataagaggataattagcaatagtaagtatataagtttattactaataaagtactggtactgaccagatcatcatgggtaatgtcacgtctgtccactgtcacgtctgtccaccagttatttatgctctttctaatgctattttaagaattctattctaatttattttcttctattctgtgttattattttatattctatgctatattctgttctatactgaatttattaatttcagtGCCCCCCCGCCAGGtgttagggttattataccatattaaccctaaccctattataccacattcaaaatccaatatttctgaaaatatagcttctactgtcaaataatatcagtagtctgtgcaaaaatgtattagcattatttcatcacagttctatgtatttcttacaacttttttttttttttttttgttttgacaaaaatggccagtcatttgaccccctaagtaaattttagccgttttcAACAAACAGTGTATAGCATTGAAAATTTCCTTTTAGTCTAAATGGaatgtgaataaatgaatgtgAGCAGAGTGAATTTATGTAGTTGTGTAGTAACTCAGAGTAAATGGTTTTTGTACAATCACAGCATTGTTTTCAAATCTTGTCAGAAATTTCAGATCTCCTGCATCTTTGGTCACACCCTGTAACACTGTTGGGCGGAGTCATAAGTGTGCAGCATTTCATTTGTAAACATATTAGGCAGATACGCAAGGTGACGAAGGGTGTACTGAACATACCCTGTGTTCTATTTTTATGTTGGTGCAACAGTGCAAAAGCAAAATGACACTGGCTGCTGAGGTCCTTTTGAAGATAAATAATTGCTGactcttatttttatttgtaggGGACTGCAGATTTAGTGCAGTCAACGGCACTACATTATCATGGGACAACATAAGAAATGGCATCAACCTAACAATAGAAATGTCAAAGGTATGGCAGAAAGATGTCAAATTAATGTTGAAAAGAAGCAGCCAAAAAACTACTTACTTAATTCTGCATCTCCAGGTGCTCTTGTTGCTTGTGTACCATGACATGATGAATGACCGCTGTACACTAAATACCTTGGACTGTGAGGTGGAGGTAAATAGAGCCCCGTTTCTTCACTGTCAATCTGTGTTCTCGGTCCACTACCTCAAGATAACATTGGTTTATTAATCATGGATTTTACTACTCTTCTTTTTCTATCTACTAGCGAGAAATAGCAAATTTAACAGGTTCCTATGTGATGGAGAGTAATGGCTACGTCCATCTGAGCAGTGGACTTGATGCCTACTTGGCAAGAAGATGTAAGTCTGTAAATTGGTCTCATCATTTTAATCAATGACACCTTAAATTAGTATTTACAAATTTAACTTTAacaattttaactgttttgaatcatttttaacaaacagGGATTTTTATGTTAGTATTGGGGAACACTCATCCAAAAGGTGCAAAATGGATTGTGGTGTTCCCCAAGGGTCAATTTTAGGTCCAAccctttttaacctttatatGCTGCCTCTAGCACAGgtcatcaggagacatggcattaactttcatagttatgctgatgacactcaacTTTATGTTGCCGTGTCTCCAGATGACCTCAGCCCCATCAACACCCTTTTTGATTGCATTTTAGATATTAAGTCCTGGATGCCAGCAAACTTCctccagctcaaccagggcaaaactgaggttttaattgttgatcctgaggctcagagggagaggctcaaagctaagctccaAACCCATTCACTCTGCTCCTCTGAGAGGGTTAAAAGTCTGGGTGTTTTACTAGATtgtgagcttagctttgagccacacatcaggtctgtcaccaaaactggtttttatcatttaaaaaatattgccagagtacgaccatttctctctcgagccagtgcagagactttgATACATGCTTTTGTCACAAGTCGAATTGACTACTGTAAcgctctcctttctggtcttcccaagaaGACCATTGCACCActgcagctgctccagaactctgcagcccgactgctgacgaggaccagaaagagagagcatataacaccagtgctcaggtctctgcactggctccctgtgagcttcaggatcagttttaaagtgcttttattggtttttaaaactctgaacggtcttagccctatttatttatctgatttgcttttaacatatgagccctctcggaccctcaggtcctcaggtagtaatctcttaactgttcctagagtccacactaagactcatggtgaggcctcattcagcttttatggccccaaactatgatacagcctacctgaggacctgaggtccgctgcgagtgttcatatttttaaaagtaaacttaaaacttatctttttaggctagcttttaattaaactcttactgtaaATTTTACTTTGCTTGCtcgtatttttatttgcaaccgcaggactgtggggggttttgttgtgaagcactttgtgctacatgtaacatgtatgaaaagtgctatagaaataaagtttgattgattgattgaaattaaTTTTGGTTTCTGTAACTTCCATGTGTTTAGTTTGTTCCATAAAACCACATCTCTCCATAATTTCAGACTTGCCTGTCTCCCATGAAATGTTTGAGAGGGGATCAACTACCTCTGCCTCGAGTGTTTCATCTGATTTCTCGTCAGATGAGCAGTCCCCTGTCTTCACACGTACACAGAAAGTCACATTTGTGGACATCCAAACTGTGGCATCTTCTTCAGCGAGGTATTGTTTACTTTGTAGGCTTTACACCACCAAGTCTGATATTTTAACAGTTTGGTTATAGTCATTCTGTATGTCTGAATTGGTTTTGTTCCTGCCGCAGTTCTCCTTTGCAAGAAATAATGAACACACCAAAATTTCAGTTGAGGAAGATGCAGCGACAAATGATCAAGGAGAGAGACTATAGAGATGGATTAGAGAGGGAGCTGGCCAGCAAGCTCACAATTATTACTCAGAGAGGTAACTCACTTTACTGGTGTTGAAAATGTTTATAGAAATACATTCAACTTTgattaattgtcttttttttcccaaatttttttttcagaatctcATATTAACCAGCTGCAGTATTGTTTGGATAAACTGAAAGAGGAGCAAACACAGCGGGAGCAGGTTGGGAGGGAACAAATCGATGAGCTTGAGACCAAGAATAACATGTAagtattaacatttaagacattaagttttcgagttttttttttttttttttcttccaccaaTGATCCCtttccattttaacccttaaacagaAAAAAGAACTGAATAACATACTGTCTTAGAAGGTGTGTTGTCATTTTCCACTGTCACTGTGCTGTAACATGGCATGTTTCAAAGATTCCTTTGTACATCATCCTGTTTGTTGATGTATGTGACAGAAAATGTTGCGTTTCTCACAAGatcttgttgtgtctttgtttttaagGTTACAATTACGTTTTAATGAACTGTTGAAAGAAAATAAAGTCCTTAAGGGTGACACTTCACTTATGGAGCGCAAAGTGGATGAGCTGGCAGAAGAAAATGGTGTGCTGTCTTCACAGGTAAAAACGTTATTTCTACTTGTTTAAAATGTATTTCGtagccaatttaaaaaaaaaaaaaaaaaaaaaaaaaaaaaaaaaaaaaatcagaattgaaaGTGCATTCCAAAATTAAGCTGTTATTGTGTCGTCTTATTGGGTTTGTAATGATGCCACATAATTGTAGTGATCACTTTACAGAAAGCTGATACAGACTTAAAAATGTTTCCTCAGATGAGAGGAGTTTGTTCACAGCTGGCCATCTTTGAGGCAGAAGTTGACAGGCTGACGAAGACTCAAGCAACTGCTCAAGAGGAATGGAGTGGCAAAACCAGCCATTTGCAGTCTGAACTTAATGAAGCTACAACTCAAAAGGTAAAAAAGTAGTTTACTCTCACAAAAAAGTAAAGTAATAACAAGGCATAGGAAGACATTCTTCAAAGTCTATGAAATGACAATTCAGCCTCAGCACTGTCTTAACATTAATTGTTACTTACTCTGTTTGCAACACTTACACTCATGGTCCAATGTTCTGCCTCATTTCTTAGGAGCTCCTTACTGAGCAAATTCAAATCCTTCAAGGAAAGATTTCTTGTTTAGAGGATGAATTAAGAAAGGCCAcaaaggaggaagaaggagagaatATGTGGCCTGCAATGGAGGTAGGTTTTATAACTTTATGGATTAGTTTTGTCAGTATTTGACCAACTGATAATAATTTACTTGTCTTTCAAATTTACAGAAAGAAATGTTGGAGAATGAAATCAACAGTTTGAGGAATGAGTTGGAGAACACTTTTGGTTCCCTGAAGATGGCTGAGGTAGAGATTCAAGCAAAGTCTCAACAGCTGGAAGAGTATCAACAAGAAGTTTCTCAACAAAAAGATCTCTTGATGGAACAAAAGGCCCAAATGGATCAAAAGATTCAAGCCAAGGATGAAATTTTGGATGCGCTGCGAAAGGACATTGCTGAACAAAGAGCACTCCTTCAGCAAGAGATTCATGATCTCAAGTGTAAGTTGGAACAAGCTGAGCATGAGAAAACTGAGCAAATGACTAGGTTACAACAACATATTGTTGCTTGTGAGCAAGAAATTGAAATGCTTAAGGAAATCAAAAAAGGAAAGGAAGAACTTCTtcaccaaactgaagaaaaagtgcgtGATCTGGAGACTAAGCTATCTGCAGCTAGTTCTCTCTTGGCTGATAAAGACCAACAAGTGATCAGACTCAAAGAAGAAGTTGATTTTCTGGCAGATGTCAGTAGAAAGACCAAAGATGAAATCCAAGCCAAAGAGGAAAATTTTGCCAAATTACTCCTGGAGAAGTCACAGAAGGAAGAGGTTCTTCAGAATAACATTCAGACCCTAACAGTTCAAGTTGAAGACCTCGGCTCTTCACTTAAACAAGCTGAGCAGGAATTTCAGCTGAAGCAGGAGGTACTCGCCAAAACACAACAAGAGAATACTGAACAAAAGGAGGTGCTCCACCAACAGATTTTAGCCTGTGAAGAGAAGATTCAGGGTCTAAATATGGAGATTGAAGTAAAAAATGAGCAACTTGTTACACTAGAGAATGACCACTCTAGACAGTCTGAAATACTGCAGGAAGAGATCAGAGGTCTTAAAGGCCAAATGGAAAGTTTAAACAAGTCTCTGACAGAAGCCAAGGATGAAGTTAAAGCTCAGCAGGCAGCATTAACAAGGCAGGAAGAGGACAATTCTCATCAGAAAGACCTCCTGCAGCAACAGTTGTCAGCTTCTGAGGAGACGGTGAGGACCCTGAAGGAGGAGATTAAGGCTAAAGTTGAACAAATGAGTTTGTTGAAAAATCAAAGTTCAGAGCAGCTAGATAGTCTTCAGGAAGAAATCAGAGGATTACAGCAACAAGTGGAGTGTCTTCATTCCCAACTGATAAATGCTAAGGAGAACTTGGAATCCAAGGAAAATCTGTTTGCCAAAGAGCAACAACAGAGCAATCAGCATGTAGAGGAACTCCAGGCACAGATAGTAGGGCTTCAAGATGAGGTGAGAAGACTAAATGCAGAGATACTCTGTAAGGAGGAACAATTATTTCAGCTAAAGGAAGAGACATCTGCTGCTTCTGAACTTCTGAAGGCTGAATGTGGCAAACAGTCAGAGATCCTACAAAACGATATACAAAATCTCACTGACAAAGTGCAAAGTTTAAGTAAATCGCTGAACACTGCAGCAGAGCAGCTTCAGATTACAGAAGACTTACTGGCTAAAAAGGACTTGGAAATTTCTCATGAAAAAGATGCTTTTCAAACTTTGATGGCAACCACTGACAAGGAAATATGTGGTCTTAAGGACCAAATTCAGGCTAAAGAGGAACAGTTGGTTAAACTGAAAGAAGAAGCCTCTATGCATTCTGACCAGCAGAAGCAAGAGATCCAGTGTCTTAAAACTCAACTAGAGAATAAGATAGACTCTCTCACAAAAGCTGAGGAGAAGGTTCAGATTCAAGTGGTCCTTCTTACCAAACAGGAGGAGGAAAGTGCTCAACAACTGGAGCTGCTACAGCAACAGCTGTCAACCTCTGAGGAGGCAGTGAGGAGCCTGAAGGAGGAGATTCAGACTAAAGTTGAACAAATGAGTTTGTTGAAAAATCAAAGTTCAGAGCAGTCAGATCTACTACAAGAAGAAATTGGAGACTTAAAGCATCAAGTGGAGGTTCTTCATTCCCAACTGACAAATGCTGAGGAGAGCTTGGAATCCAAGGAAAATCTGTTTGCCAAAGAGCAACAGCAGAGCAATCAGCATGTAGAGGAACTTCAGGTGCAGATTGTAGGGCTTCAAGATGAGGTGAAAAGACTTAATGCACAGATACTCACAAAGGAGGAAAAGTTGCTTCAGCTCAATGAGGAGACTTCTGCGCAGTCAGCATTGTTAAAGGCTGAGAGCCTCAGGCAGTCAGAGATGCTACAAAATGACATACAAAGTCTTAACAACAAAGTGCAAAGTTTAAGCGAAGCTTTGATCACTACAGAAGAACAGCTTCAGACTAAAGATAATTTACTGGCTAAGAAGGAATTGGAGATTTCTCAGGAAAAAGAGGTTTATCAAAATATGATGGCAACTACTGACAAGGAAATAAGCACTCTTAAGGAGCAAATCCAGGCtaaagaggaggaggtggtgacGGTGAAGGCAGAGGCTTCCGTGCATTCTGATCAGCAGACACGAGAGATCCAGTGTCTTAAAACCCAACTAGAAAATAAGATCGACTCCCTCAAAAAAGCTGAGGAGAAGGTTCAGAGTCAAGTGATCCTTCTTACTAAACAAGAGGAGGAAAGTGCTGAAAAAATAGAGTTGCTACAGCAACAGCTGTTAGCCTCTGAAACAGAAATAAGGAAGATGAAAGAGGAGATCCATGCTAAAGAACAGCAGATGACACTGTTGAAGACTTTCAACCTAGAGCAATCAGATCTCTTGCATCAGGAGATTGAAAGTTTAAAGAGACAGGTGGATGCTCTTGGATCCTCTCTGAGGGAGGCTGAAAAGGCTGTGCAATCCAAGGAGGGCCTCTTAACACAGCAGCAGCAAGAAAATGATCATCAGAGAGAGGTACTTAACAGCTTACAGGAGAAAGTTCAGCAAGGGGATATTCTGCAGAAAGAGGTTTCATCATGTAAAGAGGAGATTCAGATGCTAAAAGAATCCCTTGGCAAAAAAGAAAGCCTTCTTATCAAGGCTGAAGAGAGACTACAGACACTCCAGACAGATTTGTCTACTGCCAACATCATCATGGCTGAAAAAGACCAAAACCTTAGTACTCTCAGAGAGGAGGCTACTGCCCAAGCTAACTTGGTGCAAAAAACACTCGAGGAAGCTCAAAACAGTGGGAAGATGTTAGCCAAGGTCCAAGAAGAGAGCTCCAAGCAAACTGGTGTTCTACACCATTGCATTGAGGATCTGAAAGGGCAGGTGGAAAGCATTTCTCTCCAACTTAAAGCCAAAGAGGAGCTGTTACTTAAGACTCGGCAGGAGTCTGCCAAGCAGATGGACCTCCTCCAGCAGCAGCTCATCTCTGTAAATGCAGAACTGAatggacacaaagaaacacaagctGCAGCCCTCAGACAGAAAGAAGCAATACAGGTGGTCACTCTCAGGGAAAAGGAAGCTCTAGTTCAGGAAAGAGAAGTACTTATGGCTAGGATACTCCAGGCAGAAGACAGGTGCAAAGGTTTGGAGAAACAACTTGAAGCCACAGTCTTTGAGAAAGATAGACTTGTTCAAGCCAAGCAGGCCATAGAGAGAGAAAATGTTGTCTCCCAAAAGCTGGAAAGTATGCTTCAAAAGGAGGTGGACACTTTGAAAACTGAGAGACAAATGCTCATAAAAGAGAGAGAAGGCATTGAGATGGTGAAGAGCGACCTGCAGGAACAACTTTCAGCTAAATCTGAGGCTGCAGAACACTACAAGGCTCAGGTATGAGTTTTaataacttttgttttttttattaggtCTCTTACTTCAACTAACCAGTTACATAATTTGCTTGTTAAGTCACGGTGTCATTTCCTGTTCTCGGGTCCACCCTGTATTTAATCTGCTGTAGTATTGTGTTCATAAAACAATCCACTTGTCCTTCTACCACTTTCCATATGATTATAAAAAGCATAGGAAGTTGATGAAATTGGTTAATAAGGTAACAGTTCTTAACCAGATGAG
Encoded proteins:
- the lrrc51 gene encoding leucine-rich repeat-containing protein 51, yielding MDGAPVDLSFKCINRLADALAEEPSCGLRPVKRNAEGKYLSRSLRLSNNSISGLNDLQMTLSHFLAQPSQLAWLDLSFNKISHIDQVLCELHELRVLYLHGNCIFILSEVDRLGALPHLHTLTLHGNDIETNKGYRNHVVSALPHLKMMDFSGVTRQERVLANVWHHSSNRSRSSKDTLH